In the genome of Pseudobacteroides sp., the window ACTGATTTGTGGGGCAGTAGCCCTGATATTATGGCAAGGGGAAAAAAACTAATACCCCTTTTGGTAGAAAATGGTGCAGACCTGAGAAAGGAGCTTGGACGTAAGGTTCTGGGCTCTGTGGTACAAATGGAGGACTATAAACTGGTTGATTATCTTCTAAAGAATGGATGTAGTAATCATATTCCTAAGATTTTTCCGGCATATTACTTGCCAAGCAGTAAAATGTATATATATCTGCTTGAAAAAGGCATCCCTATAGACGGGGAGAATGCTTTCGCATCTGCATTAAATCTTGCCGCCGGTGGGAAAATAGAGGCTTTGGAATACTACTTTGATAATTGCCCTAAGCTTGACGAATCACAGCTGCGGGACACTACAGTCAGTGCATATGGAAATAACAATTTCGAAATTATAAAATTGCTGGTATCCAAGGGCTATAAAATCAAAAAGGATATATTTATAAACATGATGGAGAACGCCATCACATCTATGAACTTTGATATGCTGGAAAAAGTCCTTAATTACAGCAATGAATCAAAAGGCACAAAGAATGAAATATTTTTTGATGAGAATACCATCTCCAAATTAAAGGCCAATCTTTTAAGGCAAAAAGAAGAACAATCCGCATGGTTTGATTTTACAGAGAAAAGGAATTATGATATGGCTTATGAGCTGCTTGATAAGTATTAAATGAAATTCCCCCTTATTGACAGCCAAACACAAAAGCCTTATAATAAAAGTGAGTGATCACTCACTTTTATTATAAGGAGGAGCTCTTATGGATCCTGTAGTGACGTTAGACAGCATAAGCAAAAGTTATAGCAAAAGAATGGTACTTGATAATGTAAGCCTAAGCATTGAAAACGGACAGATCTACGGACTCATCGGTCCTTCAGGTGCAGGCAAAACCACCCTTGTAAAAATCATGGTGGGCATGGAAAAGACTGATGTAGGAACTGCTCATGTGCTGGATAGAAAGATGCCCAATCTTGAAGTTATGCAGAATATCGGTTATATGGCCCAATCAGATGCACTTTACTCAGAACTTACCGGTGAGGAAAACCTCAAGTTTTTCGCTTCCCTCTTCAAAATAAACAAGTCCGATCAGAAAAAGCGTATAGCTTATGTAGCAGAACTTGCAAATCTCACAGATCACTTAAAGAAAAAGGTTTCAGCTTATTCAGGCGGAATGAAACGCCGTCTGTCTCTTGGTATAGCCTTGATTCAAAACCCCAGTGTGCTTATACTTGATGAACCTACAGTGGGCATTGATCCTGAATTGAGGCTTGGAATATGGAATGAGCTGTATAGATTAAAGAACAGTGAAGGAAAAACTATTATTATAACAACCCATGTTATGGATGAAGCTTTAAAATGTGATGTACTGGCAATGATAAGAGATGGAAAGGTGCTTACCAAGGGCACCCCAAAAGCTCTGATGGAGTCCTATAATGTTATCAATTTGGAAGATGTATTCATAAAGGCAGGAGGTAAACTTTCATGAGAACACGGGCCTTAATAAAAAGAATAATTCTTCAAATGCTTCGTGACAAGAGAACACTGGCACTGCTTTTTATAGCTCCGCTTCTGATACTTACGCTTATGAACTTCTTATTTACCGAAAACGATACCCCCCATAAGTTAGGGGTAGTAAGCATAGATAAAAAAATCGTCTCAGCATTGGAAGGCAGCAGTATAACAATAAAAGAATTTAAATCGGCATCATATGAGACAGTTGAAAAAGAAGGTCTTGACGGGCTGCTTCAGAATAATGACGGAAAGTTTACGCTTATTCTTTTAAATAATGATCCTGCAAGCTCTAAAGCTCTTCTAATGAAGGTTAATCAGGCAACCTCCTTGGGTATTCAGCCAAAGACCGGTTCCATAAGCTTACAAGTTACTCCGCCTTCCATTGAAACACAATATATATACGGGAGCAGTGAAACAACTTTCTTTGATATACTTATATCCATACTGATAGGCTTTTTCGTCTTCTTCTTTGTTTTTCTCATATCAGGCATAGGCTTACTCAGGGAAAGAACAACCGGCACATTGGAGCGGTTGATGTCAACCCCTATAAAAAGGCCTGAAGTACTAACAGGATACTTAGCAGGGTACGGCATATTTGCTGTTATACAAACTGTCGTTGTTGTGGTGTTCGCCATCAATGTTCTTGAGGTAACTTTGGCAGGATCAATCTGGAATGTTATGCTCATAAGCCTGATGCTGGCTTTGACGGCTCTGTCCCTCGGCATTCTTCTTTCAACCTTTGCGTCATCAGAGTTTCAAATGATTCAGTTCATACCTATTGTTATAATTCCTCAGGTATTCTTCTCAGGCATTATTCCTGTTGATGGTATGGCAAATTGGCTTCAGGCTTTGGCCAAATTTATGCCTCTTTACTATGGTGCCGATGCATTAAAGGGTATTATGTATAAGGGATGGGGCATAGGCGATATCTATAAGGATTTGTTAATACTTGCATTGTTTATATTTGCATTTGTAATACTTAACATAATAGTTTTAAGAAAATACAGGAAGCATTGATTTTTATGCCGTTTGATACACAAAGAGAATTATTATATATATAATCTATTAAGGTATGATTAAAACTGCCAAAGGAAATGATTTTAATGTCTTCTGATAATATACTGGATAAAATATTTGAAAAATCAAAACTCTCAAGCAAGGAAACTACAAAACAACAAAAGATTGTAGAGGTTGCTATCAAAATGTTTGCCGAAAAGGGCTATTCCAACACTTCCACCAGTGAGATAGCAAAAGCCGCAGGAGTAGCTGAAGGAACCATATTCCGGCATTATGGAACCAAGGAAAATCTTCTGATGTGTGTAATTATGCCTTTTTTGAAGGATTTAATCCCTGTAATAGCCAAAGAATTTGTTGATGATATAAGTAAAAGTGCTGACAGCTTTGAGGTTTTCATAAGAGCAGTTGTAAAAAACAGATTTGAATTTATAGATAAAAATCAGGATATATTTCGAATTGTTATAAAGGAGTTTCTGTACAATGATGTTCTTAACAAGGAATTCCTTCCAGTCGTTGGCAAATACTTATTTGATTTTATAAACTCTACAATCAATAAGTTTAAAGCAAGCGGTGAAATAATTGATTTACCCAATCCTGTTATAATCCGCATGATTCTGACATCAATGTTCGGTTATTTCACTATGAGGTTTGTATTTCTCAAGGAGTATAACATAAAGGGCGTGGATGAGGAAATTGAATTTTTAGTTCGCTCTATAAGCAGGGGGTTAAAATCCCCCTAATACTAACATCACCTAATATCACCTGATTCTAATACCCGCTGCTCTCCTAATATCCCCTTCCCTTAAGATCTGCCACTATTTCAATATATTTTTCCCTTACATCAAAGCCCTTATATGAGTCTTTGCGAAGGTCAATTATGTCACCATGAGATATACCCCTGCTATACCTGTTTTTAAGGATTCCCCTGAATTCTCCCCATTGGGCTGACTCAA includes:
- a CDS encoding TetR/AcrR family transcriptional regulator, whose protein sequence is MSSDNILDKIFEKSKLSSKETTKQQKIVEVAIKMFAEKGYSNTSTSEIAKAAGVAEGTIFRHYGTKENLLMCVIMPFLKDLIPVIAKEFVDDISKSADSFEVFIRAVVKNRFEFIDKNQDIFRIVIKEFLYNDVLNKEFLPVVGKYLFDFINSTINKFKASGEIIDLPNPVIIRMILTSMFGYFTMRFVFLKEYNIKGVDEEIEFLVRSISRGLKSP
- a CDS encoding ABC transporter ATP-binding protein; translation: MDPVVTLDSISKSYSKRMVLDNVSLSIENGQIYGLIGPSGAGKTTLVKIMVGMEKTDVGTAHVLDRKMPNLEVMQNIGYMAQSDALYSELTGEENLKFFASLFKINKSDQKKRIAYVAELANLTDHLKKKVSAYSGGMKRRLSLGIALIQNPSVLILDEPTVGIDPELRLGIWNELYRLKNSEGKTIIITTHVMDEALKCDVLAMIRDGKVLTKGTPKALMESYNVINLEDVFIKAGGKLS
- a CDS encoding ankyrin repeat domain-containing protein, whose protein sequence is MKKLFISIIVLCFITILSSTLHSHFFTDIVDSARAGNIKRLTRQLDDKSYTATNLKNALFAAIANHRTQAVSTLIKYVDLNNGNYSSNGDTPLIAALKYLDVVKVLVDGGADVSLPSETNRLPLEYAVINRNYDAAEYLLTKGCNPNINNWFTDLWGSSPDIMARGKKLIPLLVENGADLRKELGRKVLGSVVQMEDYKLVDYLLKNGCSNHIPKIFPAYYLPSSKMYIYLLEKGIPIDGENAFASALNLAAGGKIEALEYYFDNCPKLDESQLRDTTVSAYGNNNFEIIKLLVSKGYKIKKDIFINMMENAITSMNFDMLEKVLNYSNESKGTKNEIFFDENTISKLKANLLRQKEEQSAWFDFTEKRNYDMAYELLDKY
- a CDS encoding ABC transporter permease → MRTRALIKRIILQMLRDKRTLALLFIAPLLILTLMNFLFTENDTPHKLGVVSIDKKIVSALEGSSITIKEFKSASYETVEKEGLDGLLQNNDGKFTLILLNNDPASSKALLMKVNQATSLGIQPKTGSISLQVTPPSIETQYIYGSSETTFFDILISILIGFFVFFFVFLISGIGLLRERTTGTLERLMSTPIKRPEVLTGYLAGYGIFAVIQTVVVVVFAINVLEVTLAGSIWNVMLISLMLALTALSLGILLSTFASSEFQMIQFIPIVIIPQVFFSGIIPVDGMANWLQALAKFMPLYYGADALKGIMYKGWGIGDIYKDLLILALFIFAFVILNIIVLRKYRKH